In Acidobacteriota bacterium, one genomic interval encodes:
- a CDS encoding S8 family serine peptidase: MRKNLNAVLFFPIAFLVLLKVISGLQAAGAAEGAGSPEPKNGSISSVILPKLKGELPLVMGSAQKDAIIPISIVLREQVSRSEILVLGQGKSKAERLKAISVRLKEVASRSQLPILSILEREKQGGHARRIRPLWLSNVIGVDTTRAIIEEIAGRPDVKYINYNPKRDVFLHTRASSNSSAALQSQGIPAAAPAAEPLEIECGVELMRAPDVWDLLGITGDGAVVAVIDTGVCLNHPDIVNQIWVNPGEDLDHDGVIMDPDDENGVDDDSNGFIDDFVGWNFDLGNNNPDDQNSHGSHVAGTVAGDGTSGTKAGMAHGAKIMVVRVGVTFADEVDVWNAMQYAADNNADLISMSLGWPHNQNPDRATWRANCENTIEMGTAMVIAAGNEGSGNEPDNVRTPGDVPRVITVGATDCNDEIAGFSSRGPVTWQDVDPYNDYPYPPGLIKPDVSAPGVDTKSHNFCSGYSLKSGTSMATPHTAGAAALMVSADPTLFPDDIKEVLEQTAVDLGVPGKDNEYGSGRVDAYEAVNQVAGKITYHSHTIDDSNPNYGNGDGNVDFGETVTIRVTLRNKETTPATNVWAVLTTKNTGVIIRDKVAYYPDIAGEATAESKPPHFTITVNEGCGALIKFKMEIHHDSGAISHTGFSVRVGEETETTFFQDDMETDKGWAVSGTATAGIWVREDPYEVKDSEGRLVQPEDDTTASPGVKCWVTGNPRPSGKFQPGDGDVDGGAAVLESPIFDATGAGIMTLDLNRWFYHVKSDEYDSSFFELAVSNNGGSSYSILERVEGMSNQWLSKSLNVSSILQPSSQMRIRVRVVEESGWGIPIGDIIVEGLIDDVRFYGTHYECDVFTAPPANPPNKVGDTLQVTKEENNVRLEWQAPPTDATHDAATLYRIYRSDKPDTGFAELGSATATFYLDLKELDDLDSHYYKVVAENGGGTETD; the protein is encoded by the coding sequence ATGAGAAAAAATTTGAATGCAGTATTGTTTTTTCCGATAGCTTTTCTCGTTTTGCTTAAAGTCATCAGCGGCTTGCAGGCAGCGGGTGCTGCGGAGGGTGCTGGCAGCCCTGAGCCGAAGAATGGCTCCATATCATCAGTCATCCTTCCCAAGCTGAAAGGGGAACTGCCTCTGGTAATGGGATCGGCGCAGAAGGATGCGATCATTCCCATCAGCATAGTTCTCAGGGAGCAAGTTTCCAGAAGCGAGATCCTCGTTCTTGGTCAGGGGAAATCGAAGGCTGAGCGTCTGAAAGCCATTTCGGTGCGCTTGAAGGAAGTAGCCTCAAGGTCGCAGCTTCCCATCCTCTCAATCCTGGAACGTGAGAAGCAGGGAGGCCATGCCAGAAGGATCAGGCCGCTCTGGCTCAGCAACGTTATTGGCGTCGATACGACGAGAGCCATTATCGAGGAGATTGCCGGAAGACCGGATGTAAAGTACATTAACTACAATCCCAAACGCGATGTCTTTCTTCACACCCGGGCGTCGTCAAATTCCTCCGCTGCATTGCAATCACAGGGGATACCGGCAGCAGCTCCAGCGGCAGAGCCTCTTGAGATCGAATGCGGCGTCGAGCTGATGCGAGCTCCCGATGTCTGGGATCTGCTCGGAATCACCGGAGACGGGGCAGTCGTGGCAGTAATAGATACAGGGGTATGCCTCAACCATCCCGACATCGTGAATCAGATATGGGTTAACCCAGGGGAGGACCTCGATCATGATGGGGTCATCATGGATCCCGACGACGAGAACGGCGTCGACGATGACAGCAACGGCTTCATCGATGACTTCGTCGGCTGGAACTTCGATCTGGGGAACAACAATCCAGATGACCAGAACTCGCATGGTTCTCACGTCGCGGGAACTGTGGCCGGCGATGGGACGTCCGGGACCAAAGCCGGAATGGCACATGGTGCGAAGATCATGGTCGTTCGTGTAGGCGTCACCTTTGCAGATGAGGTGGATGTCTGGAACGCCATGCAGTATGCGGCTGATAACAACGCGGATCTCATCTCCATGAGTCTCGGCTGGCCGCATAATCAGAACCCCGACCGCGCCACCTGGAGGGCAAACTGCGAAAATACGATCGAGATGGGAACGGCTATGGTTATAGCAGCCGGGAACGAGGGAAGCGGTAATGAACCCGATAACGTGAGAACACCCGGAGATGTTCCCAGGGTCATCACAGTGGGAGCCACGGATTGCAACGATGAAATTGCTGGCTTCTCATCCCGTGGGCCGGTAACCTGGCAGGATGTGGATCCTTACAACGATTATCCCTATCCACCCGGTCTCATCAAGCCAGATGTCTCGGCACCGGGTGTGGATACGAAATCGCACAACTTCTGCAGCGGGTACTCTCTGAAAAGCGGGACTTCGATGGCAACACCGCACACGGCGGGGGCTGCCGCACTGATGGTATCCGCCGATCCAACCCTCTTTCCGGATGACATCAAGGAAGTTCTCGAGCAGACTGCGGTTGATCTGGGTGTTCCAGGGAAAGACAACGAGTATGGTTCCGGGCGCGTGGATGCTTATGAAGCGGTTAATCAGGTGGCAGGGAAGATCACCTATCACAGTCACACCATTGATGACAGCAATCCAAACTACGGGAATGGCGATGGAAACGTCGACTTTGGAGAAACGGTCACGATCAGGGTCACGTTGCGTAACAAGGAGACGACTCCGGCAACCAATGTCTGGGCTGTTCTCACCACGAAAAATACCGGGGTCATCATCAGGGATAAAGTTGCCTATTATCCGGACATCGCGGGAGAGGCGACGGCCGAGTCCAAGCCTCCGCATTTCACGATTACGGTCAATGAGGGATGTGGAGCGCTTATCAAATTCAAAATGGAGATCCACCACGATAGTGGTGCCATATCTCACACGGGATTTTCAGTGAGGGTGGGAGAGGAGACTGAAACTACTTTCTTCCAGGATGACATGGAAACCGATAAGGGATGGGCAGTCAGCGGGACGGCAACAGCAGGGATCTGGGTAAGAGAGGACCCCTATGAGGTCAAGGATTCCGAAGGTCGACTGGTCCAGCCTGAGGATGACACGACGGCTTCTCCTGGCGTGAAGTGCTGGGTGACAGGAAATCCGAGGCCGTCCGGGAAGTTTCAGCCAGGGGATGGAGATGTGGATGGAGGTGCTGCCGTTTTAGAGTCTCCAATCTTCGATGCCACGGGTGCGGGGATCATGACGCTGGATCTTAATCGCTGGTTCTATCATGTCAAGTCGGATGAGTATGACTCGAGCTTTTTCGAGCTGGCGGTTTCGAACAACGGCGGCTCAAGCTACAGCATCCTGGAAAGAGTTGAGGGGATGTCAAATCAATGGCTGTCAAAGAGCCTCAATGTTTCAAGCATCCTGCAGCCATCCTCACAGATGAGGATACGAGTCCGCGTAGTGGAGGAGAGTGGCTGGGGCATTCCGATAGGAGATATCATCGTTGAAGGGCTGATCGATGATGTCCGATTCTACGGAACACATTATGAGTGCGATGTGTTCACGGCTCCTCCTGCCAATCCACCCAACAAGGTTGGAGATACGCTGCAAGTCACAAAAGAGGAAAACAACGTCAGGCTGGAATGGCAGGCACCGCCCACGGATGCCACTCATGATGCCGCCACGCTGTACAGGATCTACCGTTCTGATAAACCCGACACAGGTTTTGCGGAGTTAGGATCGGCGACGGCGACATTCTATCTCGACCTGAAGGAACTCGACGATTTGGACAGTCATTATTACAAAGTCGTGGCAGAAAACGGCGGCGGTACCGAAACAGATTGA
- a CDS encoding fibronectin type III domain-containing protein: AVSGILTTTSTGVTINNNYATYPDIAAGVTAESDSPHYTFTVDSGCGNDIIFTLETRYDNGSSAVSQFKVKVGTLSTVTVLNDDMESDMGWMTEATATNGLWVREDPWGVTDSAENQVQPEDDTTPSPGVKCWVTGNPRPKGNFDPTDGDVDGGYVRLISPTFDGDRAVALDMSLQRWFYLWKANDFDSSYFLIDVSNDGGSTYTKVEQLDANANNWSLVNYDLTDFINSTSSMKIRITVHERFDYVTGADSVIEGLVDDVRIERQRYECESFTPPSMLPPNPVGDTLRVTRKETHAYLTWDVPPSDASHDPATFYRIYRSLAPDSGFVEIGKPTSPFYIDVDALVTPDNYYYKVKAENSGGTSNE; encoded by the coding sequence CCGCTGTTTCAGGTATCCTCACAACCACTTCTACTGGAGTTACTATCAATAACAATTACGCCACTTATCCCGATATTGCGGCGGGGGTAACCGCAGAGTCCGATTCTCCGCATTACACCTTTACCGTTGATTCAGGATGCGGGAATGACATCATCTTCACGCTCGAGACAAGGTATGACAATGGCTCTTCGGCTGTATCGCAATTCAAAGTGAAGGTCGGAACGCTTTCAACCGTAACCGTCCTGAACGATGACATGGAATCCGACATGGGATGGATGACGGAAGCGACTGCAACAAATGGTCTGTGGGTGAGGGAGGATCCATGGGGTGTGACTGACTCGGCTGAAAACCAGGTCCAGCCGGAGGATGACACGACACCTTCTCCCGGAGTGAAGTGCTGGGTTACTGGGAATCCTCGTCCGAAGGGGAATTTCGATCCAACGGATGGAGATGTCGATGGCGGGTACGTCAGGCTGATCTCACCGACATTCGATGGTGATCGCGCCGTTGCACTCGACATGAGCCTTCAGAGATGGTTCTACCTCTGGAAGGCCAATGACTTCGATTCGAGCTATTTCCTGATCGACGTTTCGAACGACGGCGGTTCGACATACACAAAAGTGGAACAACTGGATGCCAATGCCAACAACTGGAGTCTCGTGAACTATGATCTGACAGATTTCATTAACTCGACTTCCAGCATGAAAATCAGGATCACAGTGCACGAGAGGTTCGATTACGTGACGGGGGCGGACTCCGTGATAGAAGGGCTGGTGGATGATGTCAGAATAGAGCGTCAGAGATATGAATGCGAGTCGTTCACTCCACCATCCATGCTGCCGCCTAATCCCGTCGGAGACACGCTCAGGGTAACCAGGAAAGAGACGCATGCATATCTGACGTGGGATGTTCCTCCATCCGATGCCAGCCATGATCCGGCGACTTTTTACAGGATTTACAGATCACTGGCGCCGGATTCAGGCTTCGTGGAGATCGGCAAGCCAACTTCACCTTTCTATATCGACGTGGATGCCCTGGTGACACCGGATAATTACTATTACAAGGTGAAAGCCGAGAACAGCGGGGGAACTTCGAACGAATAA
- a CDS encoding M14 family zinc carboxypeptidase — MNSQRRFKTLAAVFIFFIIAFSLQEYVYTQEEDYLLNPPLLLRVTILDKEREIPLLAGYQLDVAGINVKENTVDIIGDYPTYLNLIAGGFTTEIVRDLTPTTEEILGLSDYLNPDEIEQKLNEYEAAYPALAKKFQYGTTEEGRPAWAMKISDNVTVEEDEAAALFVAQHHAREVMTPEIAMDIIDYLLTRYSTDQEVKYWVDNREIWVLPTHNPDGSNYVFTIDNMWRKNRRNNGDGTYGVDLNRNYPFKWGGCNGSSGSTGSDTYRGPSPASEPETQGIMNLTQDHRPLVNLSYHSYSELVIHPFGCTNVYPSPHEKKVFREISSDMGARLFNDAGTGYYANGTGWELLYAVDGEMNDWFYGEMGSYGVTIEVNQSFQPDYETWRDSTVFRNRAGWQYLLNRMDDSSIYGHTYDACAGSPISANLSLDEVVFSFGESTRTSEPQHGRYQWITQPDKFHINFWKEGYYSQKWPVNIRFASVLKDAYLVPEGSFDLDYYAHRILDSDQDNDGEADPGETVDMPVTIYATGGDVGAITATLSSSDPNVSILDSSATFPDIPAGGTAESLSNHFKIYVSSEALDGHEIPFTLTFTSNKTLCRSETSFMVRVTKGFESCPFAAEYLESDPGWTIENSDSLGWEFGPPAGASGGPPSAHTGTNVYGTNLDGNYGNNADYKLTTLAYDLRGLRNAELRFWRWLNNEEGADLASIEISTNGVDFQEIWKGFGRDTQWEEYRYDVSSIADQEDLVYIRFRLKSDSYSSKSGFYIDDVTICGEEVPSSAGKVKYYSHTINDSNSSYGNGDGEIDIGETVTMAVTVRNTKDSTATAVSGILTTTSTGVTINNNYATYPDIAAGVTAESDSPHYTFTV, encoded by the coding sequence ATGAACAGCCAGAGGCGATTCAAAACGTTAGCAGCAGTTTTTATCTTCTTCATCATAGCTTTTAGCTTGCAGGAATATGTCTACACCCAGGAAGAGGATTATCTCCTCAACCCGCCTCTCCTTCTGAGAGTGACAATCTTAGATAAAGAGAGGGAGATCCCTCTCCTTGCGGGGTATCAGCTTGATGTGGCAGGGATCAACGTCAAGGAAAACACGGTTGATATCATCGGAGATTATCCGACCTATCTGAACCTGATCGCAGGAGGGTTCACGACGGAGATCGTAAGAGATCTGACCCCCACGACCGAAGAAATTCTGGGATTGAGCGATTATCTTAATCCCGACGAGATTGAGCAGAAGCTCAACGAATATGAAGCAGCCTACCCGGCCCTGGCGAAAAAGTTTCAGTATGGCACGACTGAGGAAGGGAGACCGGCGTGGGCTATGAAGATATCCGATAACGTGACGGTCGAAGAGGATGAAGCAGCCGCCCTCTTTGTGGCCCAGCACCATGCAAGGGAAGTGATGACCCCTGAAATAGCCATGGATATCATTGATTATCTCCTGACCAGGTACTCAACAGATCAGGAAGTCAAATACTGGGTTGACAACAGGGAGATCTGGGTGCTGCCGACGCATAACCCTGATGGCTCCAACTATGTTTTTACCATTGATAACATGTGGAGAAAGAACAGGAGAAACAACGGCGACGGGACATACGGCGTCGATCTCAACAGGAACTATCCATTTAAGTGGGGAGGCTGCAATGGTTCGAGTGGCTCAACAGGAAGCGATACATACAGGGGACCCTCCCCTGCTTCAGAGCCGGAAACACAGGGAATAATGAACCTCACCCAGGACCACCGACCCTTGGTCAACCTTTCCTACCATTCTTACAGCGAGCTTGTCATCCATCCCTTCGGTTGCACCAACGTCTATCCATCACCCCACGAAAAGAAGGTCTTTCGTGAGATCAGCTCGGATATGGGAGCCCGCTTGTTCAATGATGCCGGGACTGGCTACTACGCCAATGGAACTGGATGGGAGCTCCTCTATGCTGTAGATGGTGAGATGAACGACTGGTTTTACGGAGAAATGGGATCCTATGGTGTGACTATCGAGGTGAACCAGTCTTTTCAGCCTGACTATGAGACATGGAGGGATTCCACCGTTTTCAGAAACCGTGCAGGATGGCAGTATCTGTTGAATAGAATGGACGATTCAAGCATCTACGGTCACACATACGATGCCTGCGCTGGAAGTCCGATCTCTGCCAATCTTTCGCTGGATGAGGTCGTCTTTTCGTTCGGCGAATCGACGAGAACGAGTGAGCCTCAACATGGTCGCTATCAGTGGATAACCCAGCCTGACAAATTCCATATCAATTTCTGGAAGGAGGGGTATTATTCGCAGAAATGGCCGGTTAACATCCGATTCGCTTCAGTGTTGAAGGATGCTTACCTCGTTCCCGAAGGTTCCTTCGACCTTGACTATTATGCTCACCGCATCCTCGATTCCGATCAGGACAACGACGGCGAGGCCGATCCGGGAGAGACCGTCGATATGCCTGTGACGATATATGCCACGGGGGGAGACGTTGGAGCGATTACGGCAACGCTCTCGAGCAGCGACCCGAATGTCTCGATCCTCGATTCCTCTGCAACTTTCCCGGACATTCCGGCGGGAGGGACCGCGGAATCGCTCTCGAATCATTTCAAGATTTACGTTTCTTCTGAAGCCCTCGATGGACATGAGATCCCGTTCACGCTGACCTTTACATCCAACAAGACACTCTGTCGATCCGAAACTTCATTTATGGTCAGGGTAACAAAAGGGTTTGAATCGTGTCCATTCGCTGCTGAATATCTGGAATCCGACCCGGGGTGGACCATCGAGAACAGTGATTCGCTTGGCTGGGAATTTGGACCTCCGGCAGGAGCAAGCGGTGGTCCTCCTTCGGCTCATACGGGGACGAATGTTTACGGAACCAACCTGGATGGGAACTACGGGAACAATGCGGACTACAAACTGACCACTCTTGCCTACGATCTACGTGGGTTGAGAAATGCAGAGCTACGATTCTGGAGATGGCTGAACAACGAGGAGGGAGCCGACCTCGCCTCAATCGAGATCAGCACCAATGGCGTTGACTTCCAGGAAATCTGGAAGGGGTTTGGGAGAGATACGCAGTGGGAAGAGTACAGGTATGACGTCTCAAGCATCGCGGATCAGGAGGATCTCGTTTACATCCGCTTCAGGCTTAAGAGTGATTCCTACTCGTCCAAGAGCGGATTCTATATCGATGACGTCACCATCTGCGGAGAGGAGGTCCCGAGCTCTGCTGGAAAGGTTAAATATTACAGCCATACAATCAACGATTCCAACTCCAGCTATGGGAATGGCGATGGTGAGATAGACATCGGCGAGACTGTAACCATGGCCGTCACCGTGAGGAATACGAAGGACTCAACAGCCACCGCTGTTTCAGGTATCCTCACAACCACTTCTACTGGAGTTACTATCAATAACAATTACGCCACTTATCCCGATATTGCGGCGGGGGTAACCGCAGAGTCCGATTCTCCGCATTACACCTTTACCGT